Below is a genomic region from Vibrio mimicus.
AATGGCACTCATATCAACGCATTTAAATACCCGCAGCCCAATAATCTGGCTGCTTATGTCACCTTATAAAGCCGGTTATCACCTAGAGTGGCGTATGTCTTTGCATACTTTGACTGTGAGATTGCTTTGCATTGCTTATCACAGAGGGAACGTAGTATATCTAAATAATAAGCATAAAGTGGAATACAAATGTGCTATTCAAACAAAAAACTGACATTATTCTCAATAATGCAAAAATGTAAAACAAAAGGCCGCTAAGTTGCAGCCTTTTGGTGTTCTATGCTGATATTTTGCGATTTGTTAACCAGTATTGCGCATTCCCGCTGCAATTCCCGCTATAGTCACCATCAAGGCTTCTTCTAGCTCTGGCGCTAAGAGCTCCGATTGACGGGTGCGATAGAGCAGTTCAGCTTGCAACATGTTGAGTGGTTCCACGTAGATATTGCGCAGACGAATCGACTCTTGTCCCCAAGGATCGCTTTGCATCAGGTTCTCGTTGTTTTCTACATTGAGCACCGTTTTGATGTCTTTTTGCAGTTGCGCGCGCAGTTTTTCACCGAGTGGACGCAGAGCAGGTTCCACTAAGCGCTCATCGTAGTAACGCGCAATTTCCGCGCTGCACTTGGTGTACACCATCTCAAGCATGCCTAAGCGAGTTGAGAAGAATGGCCATTCACGGCACATCTCTTCAAGTAGTGCTTGGTGACCTTGATCAATGGAGAATTGAATGGCTTCACCAGCACCTAACCAAGCGGGCAATACCAAGCGGTTTTGGCTCCATGAGAAAATCCATGGGATCGCACGTAAACTCTCAACCCCACCGTTTGGATTACGTTTTGATGGGCGTGAACCGAGTGGCAGTTTACCCAATTCCAATTCAGGTGTGGCTTGACGGAAGTAAGGGACAAAATCAGGCTCACCACGCACGACATGGCGATAGGCCTCACACGACACTTCCGACAGCACATCCATCAGATCGCGCCATTCTTGTTTTGGCTCTGGTGGTGGCAGCAAGTTGGCTTCCAAAATGGCACTGGCGTACATGTTGAAGCTGTTCACCGCCACTTCTGGCAGACCCAGTTTGAAGCGGATCATCTCGCCTTGTTCTGTTACGCGCAGGCCGCCCTTTAAACTCTTCGGTGGCTGAGAAAGCAGTGCCGCATGCGCAGGAGCGCCGCCACGGCCAATCGTGCCGCCACGACCATGGAACAACGTCAGCTCAATACCGGCTTCTTCACTGACTTTGACTAAGGCATCCATTGCGCGGTACTGCGCCCAGCCTGCCGCCATTACGCCGGCATCTTTCGCTGAGTCTGAATAACCAATCATCACCATTTGGTGGTTCTGAATAAAGCCGCGATACAGATCGATACTCATCAACTGACGGATCACCGATTCGGCGTTGTTCAAGTCATCTAAGGTTTCAAACAGCGGGCAGACATCCATACGATAAGGACATCCCGCTTCTTGCAGCAGCAGATGAACTGCAAGGACATCCGATGCGGTACGCGCCATCGAAATTACATACGCACCAAACGCATCTTTGGATTGCGCAGCAATGATCTTACAGGTATCCAGAACTTCTTTGACTTGTGCAGAGGGTTGCCAGTCGCGCGGTAGCAGCGGACGTTTAGAATTCAGTTCAGTGGTCAGGAAAGCGATCTTGTCTTGTTCGCTCCACTGATTGTAATCGCCGATGCCGAGATAACGGGTCAGTTCCGAAATCACTTCTGCATGGCGTGAACTTTCTTGACGAACATCGAGACGAACTAGATGCACGCCGAACGCTTTGATGCGACGTAGAGTATCGAGCAGTGAACCATCCGCAATTACGCCCATGCCACACTCATGCAGTGATTGGTAACAGGCATAAAGTGGCTCCCACAGCTGATCAACATTTTGCAGCGGTGCTTTCACTGCCAGTTTTTGACCATTCAGTTTCGCTTCAAGAATATCAATCGTCTCTTGTAGCAAACCGCGCAACTGCTTGAGGATCGCGCGATAAGGCTCATGTTCCTCACCCGCTAAAGCGCGTACTGCCTCATTACACTTGGTCATCGAAAGTTCGCTGACTAGCTCATTGATGTCGGTGAGATACAAATCGGCCGCTTTCCAGCGTGACAGTAATAGCACTTCGCGAGTGATGGTGTGGGTGACAAATGGGTTACCATCGCGGTCACCACCCATCCATGATGAGAAGTGCACAGGGCGTGCATCAATTGGTAAACCTTCACCCAAGTGAGATTTCACCTGCTCATCCAGCTCGCGTAAAAATTCAGGTACCGCATGCCATAGTGAGTTTTCCACCACAGCAAAGCCCCATTTGGCTTCATCCAATGGCGTTGGTCGCTGCTGACGGATCACATCCGAGTGCCAGCTTTGTGCGATCAACTGCTCAAGGCGGCGTTCCGTTTTATGGCGCTCTTTTGAAGAGAGTTCACTCAGTTCGAGTTTGGACAAGCATTCGTTAATTTTGACCAGCTTGTTGATCATGGTACGACGAGTGATCTCAGTCGGGTGAGCGGTTAATACCAGCTCAATGTTCAGATCACGAATGGCTTGTGCGGTGTCGAATTTACTGACCGAGTTTTGCGCGAGTTTGGCAAACAAGCTGCCAATGGCATCAAGTTCATTTACATGGCTCTCACAATGGCGAGAGATGGTGTGATACTGCTCAGCAATATTGGTCAGATTCAGGAATTGGTTAAAGGCGCGAGCAACTGGGGTCAGTTGGTGATTGGGAAGATTTTTGATCTCTTCGATCAGGAGCTCGCGATCAGCTTGGTTGCCGGTTCTGGCGGATTTGGAAAGTTTTCGGATGGTTTCCACTTTCTCTAAAATAACGTCGCCATCGGCGGCTTGAATCGTCTGGCCGAGTAGTCGTCCTAACATGCTTACGTTACTTTTGAGCGCAGCGTATTTTTCGTTCATTGTCATCCTGCCTTGAAAAAAAATTACATCCAATGTGAGTTCTGTTAATTACACAATCTTGATCATTTTGTCTAGTATGCTTGCTGTTAAGACTAAGATTTCATTTATAGTTCAGCCTATTTGGGATATGTATTGTTTAACCAAAAGAGCGAAAGTATTGAAATTTTCTTACAAAAAGCCCCAAGACAGAGCTTGGGGCGATCAATTTAGAAACAATATTTCTGCATCGCGCGTGACAGCACACGCACGGTTGGATCAATGAATTCAAAGGCTAAAAACTCATCCGGCTGGTGGGCTTGATCGATCGAACCTGGGCCAAGCACTAAGGTCGGGCAAACTTGCTGCAAGAAAGGGGCTTCAGTGCAGTAATTCACGGTTTGCGCTTCTTGCTCGCAGATTTCACTGATGCCGTGAATAAACGGATGATCATGCGCGCACTCATAGCCTGGGATTGGGTCATGCAGTGGGATTAATTCAATGCGCCCCGGCCACTTTTGCTGTACCTCACTTAGAGCATCACGCATCAGGTTATCTAAACCATCCAAGCTAATGCCGGGCAGAGGGCGAACATCATAATGCAGTTCGCAGCAACCACAAATTCGGTTCGGGCTATCGCCACCATGAATGTGACCAAGGTTCAGGGTCGGAGTTGGAATTTCAAATCCCGGATGGTGATATTCTTTAATTAAGCGATCGCGCAGCTGCATGAGAGCAAACAGCACTTCGTGCATGATCTCAATCGCATTGACGCCCAGAGCTGGATTGGATGAATGGCCTGATTTACCGGTAACGCGAATAGCATTCGCCACATGGCCTTTGTGTGCACGGATCGGCACTAAGCTGGTTGGTTCACCGATGATGCAGTAATCCGGTTTAAATGGGGCATTTTCGGTAAAGTGGCGTGCACCGAGCATGGTGGTTTCTTCATCGCACGTTGCGAGTACATACAACGGCTTGGTTTGCTTGCTCCAATCGACTTTTTTCACCGCTTCATAAATAAAGGCGAAGAAACCTTTCATATCCGCGGTCCCTAATCCATAGAAGCGATTATTGGCTTGCGTGAGCGCATGCGGATTGTAATTCCAGCGGCCCTCATCAAACGGCACAGTATCACTGTGTCCTGCTAATAATAAGCCGCCTTCACCGCTACCGAGTTTGGCAATCAAGTTCTGCTTATTCGGGGCGACTTGCTCAATTTGAATCGAAAAACCGAGCGCGCTGAGCCAATCGGCTAATTTTGCGATCACCTGCTCATTACCTTCATCCCAGCGCGCATCGGTAGAACTGATTGAAGAGGTTGAAATCAGGCCTTCATAGACCTCAAGGAAACTGGGTAACGGCATTTTATCTTTGCTCCTGCTATTGACAGAGTGTCGGTGAAAATGTAAAACACATATTAAATCACTTTAAGTGAATAAAAAACCAATTAATCGCAATTTTGAAAGATGAATAGTCAGCGTTGTCCGCTCTCTTTCACCACTTAATACGGATGTTTTTGATGTTAAAAACCACCATCATCGGCGCAAGCGGTTACACCGGAGCAGAACTGGCTCTTATGGTGCACAAACACCCACAACTCACGCTATCAGGTTTATACGTTTCCGCCAACAGTGTGGATGCGGGGAAATCGCTGGCGCAGTTGCATGGTCGAGTGGCAGGGCTGATTGATATGCCTGTGCAAGCCTTGACTGATGTGGATGCTGTTGCGGCCGAGTGTGATGTGGTCTTTCTGGCCACTGCCCATGAAGTGAGCCATGACCTCGCGCCGCAATTTCTCGCTCAAGGCTGTCAGGTCTTTGATCTGTCTGGTGCATTTCGGGTGCAGAGCGAGTCGTTTTATCCAACCTTCTATGGCTTTGCGCATCAGCATTCTGAATGGTTAGAAAAAGCGGTGTATGGTCTTGCTGAGTGGAATGCGGAAGCAATCAAAACCAGCCCAATGATTGCCGTTGCGGGTTGCTACCCCACCGCATCGCAACTGGCGATTAAGCCTCTGTTGGTGGATGGGTTAATCGACACGACCCAATGGCCAGTGATTAACGCGGTGAGTGGTGTCTCTGGTGCGGGGCGTAAAACCACCATGACCAACAGTTTTTGCGAAGTGAGCTTGCAGCCCTACGGTGTGTTTAATCATCGCCATCAACCAGAAATTGCGACTCACCTGGGCTGTGAAGTGATCTTCACTCCGCATCTTGGCAACTTTAAGCGCGGCATTCTGGCCACCATCACCATGAAACTGGTGGATGGTGTCACCGAGCAGCAAGTCGCAGAAGCTTTTAGCAAGGCGTATCAAGATAAGCCGTTGGTGCGTTTCAGCAATGGTTTACCACGGATTCAAGATGTCGAGTTCACGCCATTCTGTGACCTCGGTTGGAAAGTACAAGGACGTCACATCATTGTGGTGTCTGCTATCGACAATTTATTGAAAGGCGCATCGAGTCAAGCGATGCAGTGTTTAAACATTCACTACGGTTTCGATGAATTAACCGCGTTGGTGTAAGGGTTCAACATGTCAGATCTCAAGCTCAGTCCTTTAGTGATTAAGTTAGGTGGTGCGGCGCTCGATTGCGCAGAGACACTTAGCAAACTGTTTGGTGCGATTGCCCAATATCAGAACCAAGCCCAACGACGCATTGTGATCGTGCATGGCGGTGGTTATCTGGTCGATGAGTTGATGGCGAAGCTGCAACTTAAATCGGTCAAGAAAGACGGTTTGCGCGTCACTCCGTATGATCAAATTCCGATCATTGCCGGCGCTCTGGCTGGTACAGCCAACAAGATGCTGCAAGGCCAAGCGATCAAAGATGGCATCAATGCCGTAGGTTTGTCACTGGCGGATGGTGGTTTGTGCCACGTCGAGGAATTAGATCCTGAACTGGGCGCAGTCGGCAAAGCAACGCCGGGCGATTCCACTTTGCTGCAAGCGATTTTTGCAACCGGTGCGATGCCCATCATTAGCTCGATAGGTCTAACTGCGCAAGGGCAGATGATGAATGTCAACGCTGACCAAGCGGCGGTGGCTGTGGCGGGTGCTCTGGATGCGGAATTGGTACTGCTCTCGGATGTCAGCGGTGTACTGGATGGCAAAGGCCACCTCATCGCCACCTTAGATGCCAAACAAGCGGATGCACTGATTGCCGGCAAAGTGATTACCGACGGCATGATCGTCAAAGTGAAAGCAGCCTTGGAAGCGGCGCAAGATTTAGGACGCCCGATTGAAGTGGCAACTTGGCGTTACCCTGAGAAGCTCGCCAAGTTATTTGGCGGCGAAAGCATCGGTACCCGTTTTCTACCTTAAGATTTTAAGTCACTAATTTGATTAAACCTGAGCACTGACCGCCAAGCGCAGAGCCAGGAATATGGAGATACATCAATGAGTAAAGTACAAGTTAAAAAAGTAGTTGTGGCATATTCTGGCGGTCTGGATACGTCGGTGATCATTCCATGGTTAAAAGAAAATTATGACTGTGAAGTGGTGGCGTTTGTGGCTGACGTAGGCCAAGGTGATGAAGAGCTGAAAGGCGTAGAAGCCAAAGCGCTCTCATCGGGTGCCTCTGAATGTTACATCGTTGACCTGAAAGAAGAATTCGTTAAAGAGTACATCTACCCAACGCTGAAAACGGGCGCTTACTATGAAGGTAAATACCTACTCGGTACTTCAATGGCGCGTCCGGTGATTGCTAAGGCACAAGTCGAAATCGCTCGTAAAGTGGGGGCGGATGCACTGGCGCACGGTTGTACCGGTAAAGGTAACGACCAAGTCCGTTTCGAGGGTGCATTTGCGGCACTGGCCCCAGATCTGCATGTGATTGCGCCTTGGCGTGAATGGGATCTGCGTAGCCGTGAAGCGTGTTTGGATTACCTTGCCGAGCGCAACATCCCTTGTGCAGCGTCATTGACCAAGATCTACTCACGTGATGCTAACGCATGGCACGTTTCTACCGAAGGTGGTGTTTTGGAAAGTACATGGAATGCGCCAAATGAAGATTGCTGGGTGTGGACAGTCGATCCTGAGCAAGCGCCTAACGAAGCAGAATATGTCACGCTGCAAGTTGCGCATGGCGAAGTGGTCGCCGTTGATGG
It encodes:
- the argE gene encoding acetylornithine deacetylase; protein product: MPLPSFLEVYEGLISTSSISSTDARWDEGNEQVIAKLADWLSALGFSIQIEQVAPNKQNLIAKLGSGEGGLLLAGHSDTVPFDEGRWNYNPHALTQANNRFYGLGTADMKGFFAFIYEAVKKVDWSKQTKPLYVLATCDEETTMLGARHFTENAPFKPDYCIIGEPTSLVPIRAHKGHVANAIRVTGKSGHSSNPALGVNAIEIMHEVLFALMQLRDRLIKEYHHPGFEIPTPTLNLGHIHGGDSPNRICGCCELHYDVRPLPGISLDGLDNLMRDALSEVQQKWPGRIELIPLHDPIPGYECAHDHPFIHGISEICEQEAQTVNYCTEAPFLQQVCPTLVLGPGSIDQAHQPDEFLAFEFIDPTVRVLSRAMQKYCF
- a CDS encoding argininosuccinate synthase, which codes for MSKVQVKKVVVAYSGGLDTSVIIPWLKENYDCEVVAFVADVGQGDEELKGVEAKALSSGASECYIVDLKEEFVKEYIYPTLKTGAYYEGKYLLGTSMARPVIAKAQVEIARKVGADALAHGCTGKGNDQVRFEGAFAALAPDLHVIAPWREWDLRSREACLDYLAERNIPCAASLTKIYSRDANAWHVSTEGGVLESTWNAPNEDCWVWTVDPEQAPNEAEYVTLQVAHGEVVAVDGEAMTPYNALLYLNQKGAKHGVGRIDIVENRLVGMKSRGCYETPGGTIIMEALRAVEQLVLDKTSFEFREELGIKASHLVYDGRWFTPLCQAVFAAADELAKDVNGEVVIKLYKGQAVATQKRSANSLYSEDFATFGADEVYDHSHAGGFIRLYSLSSRIRALSQNKQ
- the argB gene encoding acetylglutamate kinase, with the protein product MSDLKLSPLVIKLGGAALDCAETLSKLFGAIAQYQNQAQRRIVIVHGGGYLVDELMAKLQLKSVKKDGLRVTPYDQIPIIAGALAGTANKMLQGQAIKDGINAVGLSLADGGLCHVEELDPELGAVGKATPGDSTLLQAIFATGAMPIISSIGLTAQGQMMNVNADQAAVAVAGALDAELVLLSDVSGVLDGKGHLIATLDAKQADALIAGKVITDGMIVKVKAALEAAQDLGRPIEVATWRYPEKLAKLFGGESIGTRFLP
- the ppc gene encoding phosphoenolpyruvate carboxylase yields the protein MNEKYAALKSNVSMLGRLLGQTIQAADGDVILEKVETIRKLSKSARTGNQADRELLIEEIKNLPNHQLTPVARAFNQFLNLTNIAEQYHTISRHCESHVNELDAIGSLFAKLAQNSVSKFDTAQAIRDLNIELVLTAHPTEITRRTMINKLVKINECLSKLELSELSSKERHKTERRLEQLIAQSWHSDVIRQQRPTPLDEAKWGFAVVENSLWHAVPEFLRELDEQVKSHLGEGLPIDARPVHFSSWMGGDRDGNPFVTHTITREVLLLSRWKAADLYLTDINELVSELSMTKCNEAVRALAGEEHEPYRAILKQLRGLLQETIDILEAKLNGQKLAVKAPLQNVDQLWEPLYACYQSLHECGMGVIADGSLLDTLRRIKAFGVHLVRLDVRQESSRHAEVISELTRYLGIGDYNQWSEQDKIAFLTTELNSKRPLLPRDWQPSAQVKEVLDTCKIIAAQSKDAFGAYVISMARTASDVLAVHLLLQEAGCPYRMDVCPLFETLDDLNNAESVIRQLMSIDLYRGFIQNHQMVMIGYSDSAKDAGVMAAGWAQYRAMDALVKVSEEAGIELTLFHGRGGTIGRGGAPAHAALLSQPPKSLKGGLRVTEQGEMIRFKLGLPEVAVNSFNMYASAILEANLLPPPEPKQEWRDLMDVLSEVSCEAYRHVVRGEPDFVPYFRQATPELELGKLPLGSRPSKRNPNGGVESLRAIPWIFSWSQNRLVLPAWLGAGEAIQFSIDQGHQALLEEMCREWPFFSTRLGMLEMVYTKCSAEIARYYDERLVEPALRPLGEKLRAQLQKDIKTVLNVENNENLMQSDPWGQESIRLRNIYVEPLNMLQAELLYRTRQSELLAPELEEALMVTIAGIAAGMRNTG
- the argC gene encoding N-acetyl-gamma-glutamyl-phosphate reductase, whose amino-acid sequence is MLKTTIIGASGYTGAELALMVHKHPQLTLSGLYVSANSVDAGKSLAQLHGRVAGLIDMPVQALTDVDAVAAECDVVFLATAHEVSHDLAPQFLAQGCQVFDLSGAFRVQSESFYPTFYGFAHQHSEWLEKAVYGLAEWNAEAIKTSPMIAVAGCYPTASQLAIKPLLVDGLIDTTQWPVINAVSGVSGAGRKTTMTNSFCEVSLQPYGVFNHRHQPEIATHLGCEVIFTPHLGNFKRGILATITMKLVDGVTEQQVAEAFSKAYQDKPLVRFSNGLPRIQDVEFTPFCDLGWKVQGRHIIVVSAIDNLLKGASSQAMQCLNIHYGFDELTALV